In the genome of Bradysia coprophila strain Holo2 unplaced genomic scaffold, BU_Bcop_v1 contig_232, whole genome shotgun sequence, one region contains:
- the LOC119077217 gene encoding eukaryotic initiation factor 4A-I-like, whose product MSLSPEANRRNDDDDYGNKSYDNSGMEPDGLIESNWNEIVDSFDDMNLKEELLRGIYAYGFEKPSAIQQRAILPCIKGHDVIAQAQSGTGKTATFSIAILQQIDTVDTMECQALILAPTRELATQIQKVVIALGDYMNVACHACIGGTNVREDVRKLEIGTHVVVGTPGRVNDMISRKVLRTKHIKLFVLDEADEMLSRGFADQIHDVFRNLNSEVQVILLSATMPESVLQVSKKFMREPVRILVKKEELTLEGIKQFYVFVEIEDWKLGTLCDLYNTLSIAQSVIFCNTRRKVDQLTEQMTLQQFTVSTLHGDLDQRERDIIMQQFRTGSSRVLITTDILARGIDVQQVSLVINYDLPSNRENYIHRIGRGGRFGRKGVAVNFITEKDKRTLHDIEEFYNTRIEEMPINVADLI is encoded by the exons ATGTCCCTATCACCAGAAGCAAATCGAAG AAATGATGACGACGATTATGGCAACAAGTCATACGATAATAGTGGAATGGAACCGGACGGTTTAATCGAATCCAATTGGAATGAAATCGTTGACAGCTTTGATGATATGAACTTGAAGGAGGAGCTCCTACGCGGCATCTATGCGTACGGCTTTGAGAAACCATCAGCGATTCAGCAACGCGCAATATTGCCTTGCATTAAAGGCCACGATGTTATTGCTCAGGCTCAGTCTGGCACTGGAAAAACCGCAACATTCTCAATTGCTATATTGCAACAAATCGACACCGTCGACACGATGGAATGTCAAGCATTGATTTTGGCACCGACTCG TGAATTGGCTACACAAATTCAGAAGGTCGTAATTGCACTTGGCGATTATATGAATGTAGCTTGTCATGCCTGTATTGGAGGGACCAATGTTCGAGAAGATGTCCGCAAGCTGGAGATAGGAACACACGTCGTAGTCGGGACACCAGGCCGAGTTAATGATATGATCAGCCGAAAGGTTCTACGCACAAAACATATTAAATTGTTTGTGTTGGATGAGGCTGATGAAATGTTATCCAGAG gATTCGCTGATCAAATTCATGATGTTTTCCGTAACTTAAACAGCGAAGTGCAAGTAATTTTGCTGTCGGCTACCATGCCAGAGAGTGTACTTCAGGTCAGCAAGAAGTTTATGCGTGAACCGGTACGGATCTTAGTGAAAAAAGAGGAGCTAACGCTTGAAGGTATTaagcaattttatgtttttgtcgAGATTGAAGACTGGAAACTGGGAACGTTGTGCGATCTGTACAATACATTGTCGATTGCACAGTCTGTGATTTTTTGTAATACGAGACGTAAG GTCGATCAACTAACCGAACAAATGACACTACAGCAATTCACTGTATCGACGTTGCATGGAGATCTTGATCAGCGCGAGAGGGACATCATCATGCAACAGTTTCGCACTGGTTCATCTCGTGTCCTAATTACTACCGATATTCTCGCTAGAGGTATCGATGTACAACAAGTATCATTAGTTATCAACTACGACCTACCGTCCAACCGTGAAAATTACATTCATCG TATTGGCCGTGGAGGACGATTCGGACGAAAGGGTGTCGCTGTCAATTTTATCACCGAGAAAGATAAGCGTACCTTGCATGACATTGAAGAATTTTACAATACACGAATTGAGGAGATGCCGATCAATGTGGCAGACTTGATTTAA